The following DNA comes from Nocardia sp. XZ_19_385.
CCCGTCCGGCGGAGCAAGAGAACAAGGCCGAGCGGCTGAGCGGGACCGCGCAAGCGATTATGGACGTGCTAACCCGGACGGTCGAAGAGGATCGGCAGCACGAACAAGATCGGCAGGCCGAACAAGCTCAGCAGGTCAGCGCGGTCGCGCGATCCCATACCCAGTACCGCAGCCGGTGGTGACGCGTACTACGGCATGAGCAATTCAGCTCTGAGCGTCGGGTAGGGATCGTTGATCTTTCGCGGAACATCCTCCCGCAGGGCGGCTTTGAGCTCCAGCAAGTTCCTCCCCGCGACGTAGTGCCGAGTGTTGGTCGCGCCGCGCGCGGCGAGCAATTCCAAGTCGGTGAGGGCTTTCAGATCGCGTGTAGCGGTGCGCTCGTCGACGTCGGCGCGGGTCGAATAGCTGTGCCGCCGAATGCGGAAACCGATCAACGCGTCGTAGAGCGCGTCAGAGACGCGATCGGGCAGTTTGTGCGCGGCGACGAGCTGATCGAGCCGAGCCCAGGCTTCCTCGGTCCGCCGCATGCGCCCTTCGACGGTCTGGGCTTGGATGTCGTGGGCGCGCAGATTGAACTTGAGCCACAACCGGGCATCGTGTTCCGGAGACCACCGTCCCAGCCCCGACCGCGCCAGCACCCGGTAGTAGTCCTCGGTGTTCGCACCGAGCCATTCCTCGATACTGCAGAACGGGGGTTCGGCGAGGCCGCCGCGCGAAACCATGAGTGTTTGCAGG
Coding sequences within:
- a CDS encoding Fic family protein produces the protein MARAIRGSNSIEGYVVETDDAAAAVDYEEALTADERTFAEIRGYRQALGYVLTVAQGGAAIDESTIKALHFMMLGHDLQKSPGQYRTGPIYVRDDTTGDTVYEGPGSEMVPGLMTELAESLSTGTEPIVAGAMAHLNLVMVHPFRDGNGRMARALQTLMVSRGGLAEPPFCSIEEWLGANTEDYYRVLARSGLGRWSPEHDARLWLKFNLRAHDIQAQTVEGRMRRTEEAWARLDQLVAAHKLPDRVSDALYDALIGFRIRRHSYSTRADVDERTATRDLKALTDLELLAARGATNTRHYVAGRNLLELKAALREDVPRKINDPYPTLRAELLMP